In one Rutidosis leptorrhynchoides isolate AG116_Rl617_1_P2 chromosome 8, CSIRO_AGI_Rlap_v1, whole genome shotgun sequence genomic region, the following are encoded:
- the LOC139861756 gene encoding uncharacterized protein isoform X1 — protein MPGSASSTHRPEGLIHRLRSAAADGVEAKLKVLRELKNQIIGNRTKKLSYIKLGAVPSVVSILSSSSISSDSVLVQCAATVGSFACGLDSGVKAVLDAGAFPHLINLLSHSNDKVVDAGARALKMIYQSKVAPKYNFFEEKNMEFLISLLDRNNENVTGLGASIITHSCETSDEQKILGDAAVIKKLVDLLSGTTSQRDASLESLATVIKENPHVISKFVGPENGRTWGTLIELTKDRYPRTRLLACICLISIKSGAPSYLESVGIRTKVILVLLELIDDPGQVGDEALFTLSSFIVDEEGLQKLAFEANTIDKLCDHMQRESLQPKRLEGIFMTLANLCSNLECCRSILLQSPKALNIITDALSHTPVDVRVAACICLKNISRSVKVCSFVSFKKRYILNILFGNFAKTILQHLSAGRLMTEAVIMPLIQLLYDTSTSVQVAALCTVSNLVVDFTRHKSLFVHNGGVKQLVELSESMDSTVRLNAVWALRNLMFLVDSKCKEGIFKELGALTLTSLVCDPSASVQEQALALVCNLVNGPVNSIDYVFTDDGIILNAVGRQLWSASKPEVLVQGMYVLCNIASGKDFHKEAVMQQLLPQPNNNETQSIMVKLLQSDVAQLRTAAVWTIINLTIATGAGALARVVKLRNAGIVSQLKNMANDPCLDVKLRVRSALGQTMTFGDFST, from the exons ATGCCTGGCTCAGCATCCTCCACTCACCGCCCTGAGGGTTTAATTCACCGACTTCGTTCCGCCGCCGCAGACGGCGTCGAAGCAAAATTGAAAGTCCTCAGAGAACTTAAAAATCAAATTATTGGAAATCGAACGAAAAAACTTTCGTACATTAAATTAGGCGCCGTTCCTTCCGTCGTTTCAATTCTATCATCTTCTTCAATTTCATCCGATTCCGTTCTCGTGCAGTGTGCGGCGACGGTTGGTAGTTTTGCGTGCGGTCTCGATTCCGGCGTTAAGGCCGTTTTAGATGCCGGAGCTTTTCCTCACCTTATAAATCTCCTTTCACATTCAAATGATAAG GTTGTAGATGCAGGTGCTCGTGCCCTTAAAATGATATATCAATCGAAAGTGGCTCCTAAGTACAACTTTTTCGAAGAGAAAAATATGGAATTTCTTATATCTTTGTTGGATAGAAATAATGAAAATGTAACAGGACTTGGTGCAAGTATCATAACACATTCTTGTGAAACAAGTGATGAGCAAAAGATATTAGGTGATGCAGCTGTAATAAAAAAGCTCGTTGACCTTCTTAGTGGCACTACAAGCCAAAGAGATGCAAGCTTAGAATCATTAGCCACTGTTATTAAAGAAAATCCACATGTCATATCAAAGTTTGTGGGACCTGAAAATGGTAGAACGTGGGGTACATTAATAGAGTTAACTAAAGATAGGTATCCAAGAACAAGATTACTTGCATGTATATGCTTGATCTCGATTAAAAGTGGTGCTCCATCGTACCTTGAATCCGTGGGTATCAGAACCAAAGTAATTTTAGTGTTACTTGAACTTATTGATGATCCTGGACAAGTTGGAGATGAAGCTTTGTTTACTTTATCTAGTTTTATTGTGGATGAGGAGGGATTACAGAAGTTGGCATTTGAAGCAAATACAATTGACAAACTTTGTGACCATATGCAACGAGAATCATTACAACCCAAACGTCTTgagggaatatttatgactttggCTAATCTATGCTCAAATCTGGAATGTTGCAGGTCTATTCTTTTACAATCACCAAAG GCATTAAACATTATAACTGATGCTCTGAGTCATACTCCTGTGGATGTACGTGTTGCTGCCTGCATTTGCTTGAAGAATATCTCTCGCTCGGTTAAGGTTTGtagttttgtttcttttaagaaaagatatatattgaatattttgtTTGGAAACTTTGCTAAAACTATCTTGCAGCATCTGAGTGCAGGTCGTTTAATGACAGAAGCTGTAATTATGCCGCTGATTCAGCTTCTATATGATACTTCTACCTCTGTCCAG GTGGCTGCACTTTGCACTGTCAGTAATTTAGTTGTTGATTTTACAAGACACAAGTCCCTTTTTGTGCACAATGGAGGAGTGAAACAGCTTGTTGAGCTATCAGAATCTATGGATTCAACTGTTAGGTTAAACGCTGTATGGGCTTTAAGAAACTTGATGTTTCTTGTCGACTCCAAGTGTAAAGAAGGGATTTTTAAGGAACTTGGAGCTTTGACATTAACAAGCCTCGTCTGCG ATCCTAGTGCTTCTGTACAAGAGCAAGCTTTGGCCCTTGTCTGCAATCTCGTTAATGGACCTGTCAACTCAATTGATTATGTCTTCACGGATGATGGTATTATACTGAATGCTGTGGGCAGACAATTGTGGAGTGCTTCTAAGCCTGAAGTTTTGGTTCAG GGAATGTATGTTCTCTGCAATATCGCATCTGGCAAAGATTTCCACAAGGAAGCAGTAATGCAACAACTGCTCCCTCAGCCAAACAACAACGAGACCCAGTCAATAATGGTCAAACTGTTGCAAAGTGATGTTGCCCAGTTGCGAACAGCTGCTGTATGGACAATAATAAATCTCACCATTGCAACCGGGGCCGGTGCATTAGCACGAGTTGTGAAACTAAGAAATGCTGGCATTGTATCTCAACTAAAGAACATGGCCAATGATCCTTGCTTGGATGTCAAG CTTCGTGTAAGATCGGCACTTGGACAAACTATGACTTTTGGGGATTTCTCTACATGA
- the LOC139861756 gene encoding uncharacterized protein isoform X2, with translation MPGSASSTHRPEGLIHRLRSAAADGVEAKLKVLRELKNQIIGNRTKKLSYIKLGAVPSVVSILSSSSISSDSVLVQCAATVGSFACGLDSGVKAVLDAGAFPHLINLLSHSNDKVVDAGARALKMIYQSKVAPKYNFFEEKNMEFLISLLDRNNENVTGLGASIITHSCETSDEQKILGDAAVIKKLVDLLSGTTSQRDASLESLATVIKENPHVISKFVGPENGRTWGTLIELTKDRYPRTRLLACICLISIKSGAPSYLESVGIRTKVILVLLELIDDPGQVGDEALFTLSSFIVDEEGLQKLAFEANTIDKLCDHMQRESLQPKRLEGIFMTLANLCSNLECCRSILLQSPKALNIITDALSHTPVDVRVAACICLKNISRSVKHLSAGRLMTEAVIMPLIQLLYDTSTSVQVAALCTVSNLVVDFTRHKSLFVHNGGVKQLVELSESMDSTVRLNAVWALRNLMFLVDSKCKEGIFKELGALTLTSLVCDPSASVQEQALALVCNLVNGPVNSIDYVFTDDGIILNAVGRQLWSASKPEVLVQGMYVLCNIASGKDFHKEAVMQQLLPQPNNNETQSIMVKLLQSDVAQLRTAAVWTIINLTIATGAGALARVVKLRNAGIVSQLKNMANDPCLDVKLRVRSALGQTMTFGDFST, from the exons ATGCCTGGCTCAGCATCCTCCACTCACCGCCCTGAGGGTTTAATTCACCGACTTCGTTCCGCCGCCGCAGACGGCGTCGAAGCAAAATTGAAAGTCCTCAGAGAACTTAAAAATCAAATTATTGGAAATCGAACGAAAAAACTTTCGTACATTAAATTAGGCGCCGTTCCTTCCGTCGTTTCAATTCTATCATCTTCTTCAATTTCATCCGATTCCGTTCTCGTGCAGTGTGCGGCGACGGTTGGTAGTTTTGCGTGCGGTCTCGATTCCGGCGTTAAGGCCGTTTTAGATGCCGGAGCTTTTCCTCACCTTATAAATCTCCTTTCACATTCAAATGATAAG GTTGTAGATGCAGGTGCTCGTGCCCTTAAAATGATATATCAATCGAAAGTGGCTCCTAAGTACAACTTTTTCGAAGAGAAAAATATGGAATTTCTTATATCTTTGTTGGATAGAAATAATGAAAATGTAACAGGACTTGGTGCAAGTATCATAACACATTCTTGTGAAACAAGTGATGAGCAAAAGATATTAGGTGATGCAGCTGTAATAAAAAAGCTCGTTGACCTTCTTAGTGGCACTACAAGCCAAAGAGATGCAAGCTTAGAATCATTAGCCACTGTTATTAAAGAAAATCCACATGTCATATCAAAGTTTGTGGGACCTGAAAATGGTAGAACGTGGGGTACATTAATAGAGTTAACTAAAGATAGGTATCCAAGAACAAGATTACTTGCATGTATATGCTTGATCTCGATTAAAAGTGGTGCTCCATCGTACCTTGAATCCGTGGGTATCAGAACCAAAGTAATTTTAGTGTTACTTGAACTTATTGATGATCCTGGACAAGTTGGAGATGAAGCTTTGTTTACTTTATCTAGTTTTATTGTGGATGAGGAGGGATTACAGAAGTTGGCATTTGAAGCAAATACAATTGACAAACTTTGTGACCATATGCAACGAGAATCATTACAACCCAAACGTCTTgagggaatatttatgactttggCTAATCTATGCTCAAATCTGGAATGTTGCAGGTCTATTCTTTTACAATCACCAAAG GCATTAAACATTATAACTGATGCTCTGAGTCATACTCCTGTGGATGTACGTGTTGCTGCCTGCATTTGCTTGAAGAATATCTCTCGCTCGGTTAAG CATCTGAGTGCAGGTCGTTTAATGACAGAAGCTGTAATTATGCCGCTGATTCAGCTTCTATATGATACTTCTACCTCTGTCCAG GTGGCTGCACTTTGCACTGTCAGTAATTTAGTTGTTGATTTTACAAGACACAAGTCCCTTTTTGTGCACAATGGAGGAGTGAAACAGCTTGTTGAGCTATCAGAATCTATGGATTCAACTGTTAGGTTAAACGCTGTATGGGCTTTAAGAAACTTGATGTTTCTTGTCGACTCCAAGTGTAAAGAAGGGATTTTTAAGGAACTTGGAGCTTTGACATTAACAAGCCTCGTCTGCG ATCCTAGTGCTTCTGTACAAGAGCAAGCTTTGGCCCTTGTCTGCAATCTCGTTAATGGACCTGTCAACTCAATTGATTATGTCTTCACGGATGATGGTATTATACTGAATGCTGTGGGCAGACAATTGTGGAGTGCTTCTAAGCCTGAAGTTTTGGTTCAG GGAATGTATGTTCTCTGCAATATCGCATCTGGCAAAGATTTCCACAAGGAAGCAGTAATGCAACAACTGCTCCCTCAGCCAAACAACAACGAGACCCAGTCAATAATGGTCAAACTGTTGCAAAGTGATGTTGCCCAGTTGCGAACAGCTGCTGTATGGACAATAATAAATCTCACCATTGCAACCGGGGCCGGTGCATTAGCACGAGTTGTGAAACTAAGAAATGCTGGCATTGTATCTCAACTAAAGAACATGGCCAATGATCCTTGCTTGGATGTCAAG CTTCGTGTAAGATCGGCACTTGGACAAACTATGACTTTTGGGGATTTCTCTACATGA